Proteins from one Streptosporangium becharense genomic window:
- a CDS encoding DUF2291 family protein produces the protein MSTPVTARPSGGRTSRRRIPARWTAAAAAAALLAAIGLSTEYRSPETAAAAGPKKFDAAAFGAEMYESKVVPAIEKDAVDLPVLVEALVADKDAAGEKYGRRQGTSPYSFPVKGTGEAGEAKSGLLPVTVPGLPEGTRVSLQIGPAINGTALRDAAGFITFGQFLNQVEYADAATSLNNQMRERLLKNLDVAGLKGKKISFTGAFTLLSPSVVTITPVSVEEAS, from the coding sequence ATGAGCACGCCGGTCACAGCGCGACCGAGCGGCGGGCGGACCTCCCGCCGCCGGATCCCGGCGCGATGGACGGCCGCCGCCGCGGCGGCGGCGCTGCTGGCGGCCATCGGTCTCAGCACCGAGTACCGCTCGCCGGAGACGGCCGCGGCGGCGGGACCGAAGAAGTTCGACGCGGCGGCGTTCGGCGCCGAGATGTACGAGAGCAAGGTCGTGCCCGCGATCGAGAAGGACGCCGTCGATCTTCCCGTACTGGTCGAGGCCCTGGTCGCCGACAAGGACGCGGCGGGCGAGAAGTATGGGCGCCGCCAGGGCACCAGCCCCTACAGCTTCCCGGTCAAGGGCACCGGCGAGGCCGGCGAGGCGAAGTCCGGCCTGCTGCCGGTGACCGTGCCCGGCCTGCCGGAGGGCACCCGGGTGTCGCTGCAGATCGGCCCGGCCATCAACGGTACGGCGCTGCGCGACGCGGCCGGGTTCATCACCTTCGGGCAGTTCCTCAACCAGGTCGAGTACGCCGACGCGGCCACCTCGCTCAACAACCAGATGCGCGAGAGACTGCTCAAGAACCTGGACGTGGCGGGCCTGAAGGGCAAGAAGATCTCCTTCACCGGCGCGTTCACCCTGCTGAGCCCCTCCGTCGTGACCATCACCCCGGTCTCGGTCGAGGAGGCGTCGTGA
- a CDS encoding FGGY family carbohydrate kinase: protein MASTGPLILAVDQGTSSTKALLVAPGGRVVSRGAAPVSERQPRPGWVDQSAEEIWESVRRAVADCVDPALAPHVAGVGFSTQRESLVLWERHTGRPVGPLVSWQDQRTTRQCLDLAATGAGALVRAASGMPLDPMFSALKARWLLDAHDPDRRRSLAGELCLGTVDSWLLSRFGGDHVVEVGNASRTQLMNIATRQWDGALLDLFGVPREVLPRITASCGDFPALRGLAPLPDGVPVLAVMGDSHAAMFAHGGWRPGVVKATYGTGSSVMAVGDCDDAPGLCRSVAWDVTGPVLAVEGNIRATGRALSWLAELFGISPEALLEEAAEQAPDGVHLVPAFGGLGAPWWEPDAVAVLSGLTLGTRRGHLAAAALEAVAFQVEDVLTAVERATGEVRVLLADGGLTRSARVMQLQADVGGRVVSRSAEHDLSSLGVADAAGLAAGLWTLADLEARPRPADEFRPRGDELDRAARRAAWHEAVRRSRPRGAETSPPHTNRKTFPPGADREAFPSHTDREAFPPGADREAFPSHTDRETDGTLAERSGS, encoded by the coding sequence ATGGCTAGCACCGGCCCGCTCATCCTGGCCGTCGACCAGGGGACGAGCTCCACGAAGGCGCTGCTCGTCGCCCCCGGCGGCCGGGTCGTCTCACGCGGGGCGGCCCCGGTCTCCGAGCGCCAGCCCCGCCCGGGATGGGTGGACCAGTCGGCCGAGGAGATCTGGGAGAGCGTGCGGCGGGCGGTCGCGGACTGCGTCGACCCCGCCCTCGCCCCCCACGTCGCCGGGGTCGGCTTCAGCACTCAGCGTGAGTCCCTGGTGCTGTGGGAGCGGCACACCGGCCGGCCGGTCGGCCCCCTGGTCAGCTGGCAGGACCAGCGCACGACCCGGCAGTGCCTCGACCTCGCCGCCACGGGTGCCGGCGCGCTCGTACGGGCCGCCAGCGGGATGCCGCTGGACCCGATGTTCTCGGCGCTCAAGGCCCGCTGGCTGCTCGACGCCCATGATCCCGACCGGCGGCGTTCCCTGGCCGGCGAGCTGTGCCTGGGCACCGTCGACTCCTGGCTGCTCAGCCGCTTCGGCGGCGACCATGTGGTCGAGGTCGGCAACGCCTCGCGAACGCAACTGATGAACATCGCGACCCGGCAGTGGGACGGCGCGCTGCTCGACCTGTTCGGGGTGCCGCGCGAGGTCCTGCCGCGGATCACCGCCTCCTGCGGCGACTTCCCCGCGTTGCGGGGTCTCGCGCCGCTCCCGGACGGCGTCCCGGTCCTGGCGGTCATGGGCGACTCGCACGCCGCGATGTTCGCCCACGGCGGGTGGCGGCCGGGGGTGGTGAAGGCCACCTACGGCACCGGTTCCTCGGTGATGGCGGTCGGCGACTGCGACGACGCCCCCGGGCTCTGCCGCAGCGTCGCCTGGGACGTCACCGGGCCGGTGCTCGCGGTGGAGGGCAACATCCGCGCGACCGGACGCGCGCTCAGCTGGCTCGCCGAGCTGTTCGGGATCTCCCCCGAGGCCCTGCTGGAGGAGGCCGCCGAGCAGGCCCCGGACGGGGTGCACCTGGTGCCGGCGTTCGGCGGGCTGGGGGCGCCCTGGTGGGAGCCCGACGCGGTCGCGGTGCTGAGCGGGCTGACCCTGGGCACCCGCCGCGGTCATCTGGCGGCGGCGGCGCTGGAGGCGGTCGCCTTCCAGGTCGAGGACGTGCTGACCGCGGTCGAGCGGGCGACCGGTGAGGTGCGGGTGCTCCTCGCCGACGGCGGCCTCACCCGAAGCGCCCGGGTGATGCAGTTGCAGGCCGACGTCGGCGGCAGGGTGGTCTCCCGCTCCGCCGAGCACGACCTGTCGTCCCTCGGGGTGGCCGACGCCGCGGGGCTGGCGGCGGGCCTGTGGACCCTGGCCGACCTCGAAGCCCGGCCCCGCCCGGCGGACGAGTTCCGGCCCCGCGGCGACGAGCTCGACCGCGCGGCCCGGCGCGCCGCCTGGCACGAGGCGGTCCGGCGCTCACGTCCCCGCGGGGCGGAGACGTCTCCGCCCCACACGAACCGGAAGACGTTCCCCCCCGGCGCAGACCGGGAGGCGTTCCCGTCCCACACGGATCGGGAGGCGTTCCCCCCCGGCGCGGATCGGGAGGCGTTCCCGTCCCACACGGATCGGGAGACGGACGGCACCCTGGCCGAAAGGAGTGGCTCATGA
- a CDS encoding DUF2079 domain-containing protein, whose protein sequence is MSREPGVPPDAPGVARGRKVFRFAGTRGVPAAARRSAERRRHGLPLGALVAVAAATYALLGLVKFATFRASVFDLVIFDQAVRGYAGFGPPTAPAVGVFHGAGMDFLQLADHFSPILAVLAPLYWIHDGPQTLIVAQAVLFASAAVPIWRYAERRLGPPGAYLVAAAYALSWPIAQAAAFDFHEVAFVPLLSAIMIERFDAGRLGVSFLAGTALLLVKEDMGLLVAGFGVYVFLNRRRLEGAAFVLFSLGALLLIREVLMPMAGSGTAGFHWAYANRGATMGEVALSIARDPADALWDLVSPAVKVDTLVLLLWPVLFTALASPLTVTALPLVLERFLADRPQWWGSDHHYNAFLVAVVVCAGADGAARLGRRFRTRGRRRDLGLHWAVAVCVVGLTLTPRFAFDALWDPVFYQGEPHVAAAREAVATVPDGVVVEAANNLGPALSGRATVLLWGAGAPGAPWIVADTARWTYPFGSPDLQRQRVDEALRSGYRTVFERDGYLVLHRP, encoded by the coding sequence GTGTCACGGGAGCCGGGGGTGCCGCCGGACGCCCCCGGGGTCGCGCGTGGCCGGAAGGTGTTCCGCTTCGCCGGGACCCGCGGTGTCCCCGCGGCCGCCCGGAGGTCCGCCGAGCGCCGGCGACACGGGCTGCCGCTGGGGGCGCTGGTCGCGGTGGCCGCCGCGACCTACGCGCTGCTCGGCCTGGTCAAGTTCGCCACCTTCCGGGCCAGCGTCTTCGACCTCGTCATCTTCGACCAGGCCGTACGCGGCTACGCGGGCTTCGGCCCGCCGACGGCACCCGCGGTCGGCGTGTTCCACGGCGCGGGAATGGACTTCCTCCAGCTCGCCGACCACTTCTCACCCATCCTGGCCGTCCTGGCGCCGCTGTACTGGATCCACGACGGCCCGCAGACGCTCATCGTCGCCCAGGCCGTGCTGTTCGCGTCGGCCGCCGTGCCGATCTGGCGCTACGCCGAGCGTCGTCTGGGTCCTCCCGGGGCGTACCTGGTCGCGGCGGCCTACGCGCTGTCGTGGCCGATCGCGCAGGCCGCCGCGTTCGACTTCCACGAGGTGGCGTTCGTCCCGCTGCTGAGCGCCATCATGATCGAGCGCTTCGACGCCGGCCGGCTGGGTGTGTCGTTCCTGGCCGGAACGGCTCTGCTGTTGGTCAAGGAGGACATGGGCCTGCTGGTCGCGGGGTTCGGCGTCTACGTCTTCCTCAACAGGCGCCGCCTGGAAGGCGCGGCGTTCGTCCTGTTCTCGCTGGGTGCGTTGCTGCTGATCCGCGAGGTCCTGATGCCGATGGCGGGTTCGGGCACCGCGGGCTTCCACTGGGCGTACGCCAACCGGGGGGCGACCATGGGCGAGGTCGCGCTGTCGATCGCGCGCGACCCGGCGGACGCGCTGTGGGACCTGGTCAGTCCGGCGGTGAAGGTGGACACCCTGGTCCTGCTGCTGTGGCCGGTGCTGTTCACCGCGCTGGCCTCGCCGCTGACCGTGACCGCCCTTCCCCTCGTGCTGGAACGGTTCCTGGCCGACCGGCCGCAGTGGTGGGGGAGCGACCACCACTACAACGCCTTCCTGGTCGCGGTCGTCGTCTGCGCCGGAGCCGACGGCGCCGCCCGGCTCGGGCGACGCTTCCGGACGCGTGGCCGCAGGCGCGACCTCGGCCTGCACTGGGCGGTCGCCGTCTGCGTGGTCGGCCTCACGCTCACCCCCCGCTTCGCCTTCGACGCGCTGTGGGACCCGGTCTTCTACCAGGGCGAGCCACACGTCGCGGCGGCCCGCGAGGCGGTGGCCACGGTCCCCGACGGGGTGGTGGTCGAAGCGGCCAACAACCTCGGCCCCGCTCTCAGCGGGCGGGCGACGGTGCTGCTCTGGGGCGCCGGTGCCCCCGGAGCGCCGTGGATCGTCGCCGACACCGCGCGGTGGACCTACCCGTTCGGCAGCCCCGACCTGCAACGGCAACGGGTCGACGAGGCGCTGCGCTCCGGCTACCGCACGGTGTTCGAGCGCGACGGCTACCTCGTGCTGCACCGCCCCTGA
- a CDS encoding sugar ABC transporter ATP-binding protein, with protein MTAPAAPVLRACGVTKVYGGTHALKGVDFGVAPGRVTAVFGENGAGKSTLMKILAGIEHPTTGHVELDGRPTTLVSSRDAADQGIAIIHQELSLCPNLSIQDNLFLAREVSGGFGAIDRKSQRATTATILRNLEEDMDPDRLVGDLRLGQQQVVEIARALLQEARVLIMDEPTSALTAHEVEVLFRVIRELTASGVAIVYISHHLDEALEIADDVVVLRDGRLVASAGADEVDIGWIVEQMVGRDQDALFPHRTPVLGEELLTVRDLVVADPANPDRLAIDRLSMTIRQGEIIGIYGLMGSGRTELLEALAGRVPTLGGEVLLAGAPLEEPDIRHRIEQGVVLVPEDRQRDGLVQTMSVGENLSLAGLAAFVRRLFVSRDRERQAVERMITDVTVKTDGPGAAIGSLSGGNQQKVVIGKALLTDPRVLLLDDPSRGVDVGAKADIFELMAAQARRGLAVLFTTSDAEEALHIPDRLLVLVRGTVAGEFRRGEINREELMSVSDGAALDAAGGGER; from the coding sequence GTGACGGCGCCGGCCGCCCCGGTGCTGCGGGCCTGCGGTGTCACCAAGGTGTACGGCGGCACGCACGCGCTCAAGGGCGTCGACTTCGGCGTCGCCCCCGGCCGGGTGACGGCGGTGTTCGGTGAGAACGGGGCCGGCAAGTCGACGCTGATGAAGATCCTCGCCGGGATCGAGCACCCCACGACGGGTCACGTCGAGCTGGACGGCCGGCCCACCACGCTGGTGTCCTCCCGCGACGCCGCCGACCAGGGCATCGCGATCATCCACCAGGAGCTCAGCCTCTGCCCCAACCTCAGCATCCAGGACAACCTCTTCCTGGCGCGCGAGGTGTCGGGGGGGTTCGGGGCGATCGACCGGAAGTCCCAGCGGGCCACCACCGCGACGATCCTCCGCAATCTGGAGGAGGACATGGATCCCGACCGGTTGGTCGGTGACCTGAGGCTGGGTCAGCAGCAGGTCGTCGAGATCGCGCGGGCCCTCCTCCAGGAGGCCCGAGTGCTGATCATGGACGAGCCGACCTCCGCGCTGACCGCGCACGAGGTCGAGGTCCTGTTCCGGGTCATCCGGGAGCTCACCGCGAGCGGCGTCGCCATCGTCTACATCTCGCACCACCTGGACGAGGCACTGGAGATCGCCGACGACGTCGTGGTCCTGCGCGACGGCCGGCTCGTCGCCAGTGCCGGCGCCGACGAGGTGGACATCGGCTGGATCGTCGAGCAGATGGTCGGCCGGGACCAGGACGCGCTGTTCCCGCACCGCACCCCGGTCCTCGGGGAGGAACTGCTGACCGTGCGCGACCTCGTGGTGGCGGACCCGGCCAACCCCGACCGCCTCGCGATCGACCGGCTCTCCATGACCATCAGGCAGGGCGAGATCATCGGGATCTACGGCCTGATGGGCTCCGGCCGCACCGAACTGCTGGAGGCCCTCGCCGGCCGGGTCCCGACGCTGGGCGGTGAGGTCCTGCTCGCCGGGGCCCCGCTGGAGGAGCCCGACATCCGCCACCGCATCGAGCAGGGGGTGGTGCTGGTCCCCGAGGACCGCCAGCGCGACGGCCTGGTCCAGACGATGTCGGTCGGAGAGAACCTCTCCCTGGCGGGCCTGGCCGCGTTCGTCCGGCGGCTGTTCGTCTCCCGCGATCGGGAGCGGCAGGCCGTCGAGCGGATGATCACCGATGTCACCGTCAAGACGGACGGCCCCGGCGCGGCCATCGGCTCGCTCAGCGGCGGCAACCAGCAGAAGGTCGTCATCGGCAAGGCGCTGCTGACCGACCCGCGCGTGCTGCTGCTCGACGACCCCTCACGGGGCGTCGACGTGGGTGCCAAGGCCGACATCTTCGAGCTGATGGCGGCTCAGGCACGACGTGGCCTGGCCGTCCTGTTCACCACTTCTGACGCGGAGGAAGCGTTGCACATCCCCGACCGGCTGCTGGTGCTCGTCCGCGGCACGGTCGCCGGCGAGTTCCGGCGCGGGGAGATCAACCGGGAGGAACTGATGAGTGTGTCGGATGGCGCCGCCCTCGACGCGGCCGGAGGTGGTGAGCGATGA
- a CDS encoding acetyl-CoA C-acetyltransferase, producing MAEAYIVGAVRTPVGKKKGGLSTVHPTDLAAHTLRALIDRTGVDPAAVEDVIMGCVMQFGPQSMDIARNAWLSAGLPENVPGVTIDRQCGSSQQSIHFAAQGVLSGTQDLVVAAGVESMSIVPMGSSITAALEKGMPFPFGAKWVERYGKQEISQFRGAELMCEKWGFKRDELERFAYESHQRAARAVAAGYFREQIAPINGVEDDEGPRPDTTLEKMATLKTLKEDGQITAATSSQISDGSGAILIASEQAVREHNLTPRARIVTLALTGDDPVYMLTAPIPATRKALEKAGMSIDDIDVTEINEAFAPVPLAWIKEIGADPARVNPNGGAIALGHPLGGTGAILMTKLLHELERTGGRYGLQTMCEGGGQANVTIIERL from the coding sequence GTGGCAGAGGCGTACATCGTCGGGGCGGTCCGCACCCCGGTCGGCAAGAAGAAGGGCGGCCTGTCCACCGTCCACCCCACCGATCTGGCCGCGCACACCCTCAGAGCGCTCATCGACCGCACAGGAGTCGACCCGGCCGCGGTGGAAGACGTGATCATGGGCTGCGTCATGCAGTTCGGCCCGCAGAGCATGGACATCGCGCGCAACGCCTGGCTCTCGGCCGGTCTGCCGGAGAACGTCCCCGGTGTGACCATCGACCGCCAGTGCGGGTCCTCCCAGCAGTCGATCCACTTCGCCGCGCAGGGTGTGCTCTCCGGCACCCAGGATCTCGTGGTGGCCGCGGGTGTGGAGTCGATGAGCATCGTCCCCATGGGGTCGAGCATCACCGCCGCGCTGGAGAAGGGCATGCCCTTCCCCTTCGGCGCCAAGTGGGTGGAGCGGTACGGCAAGCAGGAGATCTCCCAGTTCCGCGGCGCCGAGCTCATGTGCGAGAAGTGGGGCTTCAAACGCGACGAGCTGGAGCGGTTCGCGTACGAGAGCCACCAGCGGGCCGCCAGAGCCGTGGCGGCCGGTTACTTCAGGGAGCAGATCGCCCCGATCAACGGCGTCGAGGACGACGAGGGGCCGCGTCCGGACACCACCCTGGAGAAGATGGCCACGCTGAAGACCCTGAAGGAGGACGGCCAGATCACCGCGGCCACCTCCTCGCAGATCTCCGACGGCTCCGGCGCGATCCTGATCGCCTCCGAGCAGGCGGTCCGCGAGCACAACCTGACGCCGCGTGCCCGGATCGTCACCCTGGCGCTCACCGGCGACGACCCGGTCTACATGCTGACCGCCCCCATCCCGGCGACGCGCAAGGCACTGGAGAAGGCCGGCATGTCGATCGACGACATCGACGTCACCGAGATCAACGAGGCGTTCGCCCCGGTCCCGCTGGCGTGGATCAAGGAGATCGGCGCCGACCCGGCCAGGGTCAACCCCAACGGCGGCGCCATCGCCCTGGGCCACCCGCTGGGCGGCACCGGCGCGATCTTGATGACCAAGCTCCTGCACGAGCTGGAGCGCACCGGCGGCCGGTACGGCCTGCAGACGATGTGCGAGGGCGGTGGCCAGGCCAACGTCACGATCATCGAACGGCTGTGA
- a CDS encoding transketolase family protein, which translates to MTVTEQRATFDSRQAFAEELISLAREDERIVAVCNDSVGSSNLVAFRKEFPDRLVNVGIAEQDLVGVAAGLANAGRIPFVCAAAPFLTGRALEQIKADVAYSEAHVVLCGQSPGMAYGELGPTHHSIEDLSWVRAIAGLDVIVPADPVQTRAAVRWAAASGRPSYLRVPRFKVPVVTPGDAPFEPGRAVLLQDGDDVTVIAIGSLTSRALEAAARLRADGVSVRVLNMPFLAPMDEDAVITAARETRGIVTAEEATTSGGLGAAVASVVATRHPSPMRILGVPRVFAPTGDTAFLLDHFGLSADGIVAAVRDLLGHG; encoded by the coding sequence ATGACCGTCACCGAACAGCGGGCGACCTTCGACTCACGTCAGGCGTTCGCCGAGGAACTGATCTCACTGGCGCGCGAGGACGAGCGGATCGTGGCGGTGTGCAACGACTCCGTCGGCTCCAGCAACCTCGTGGCCTTCCGCAAGGAGTTCCCCGACCGGCTGGTCAACGTCGGGATCGCCGAGCAGGACCTCGTCGGCGTCGCCGCCGGACTGGCCAACGCGGGCAGGATCCCCTTCGTCTGCGCGGCGGCGCCGTTCCTCACCGGCCGCGCGCTTGAGCAGATCAAGGCCGACGTCGCCTACAGCGAGGCGCACGTCGTGCTCTGCGGGCAGAGCCCCGGCATGGCCTACGGCGAACTCGGCCCCACGCACCACTCCATCGAGGACCTCTCCTGGGTGCGCGCGATCGCCGGCCTGGACGTGATCGTACCGGCCGACCCGGTGCAGACCCGTGCCGCCGTGCGCTGGGCCGCCGCCTCCGGAAGGCCCTCCTACCTGCGCGTCCCCCGGTTCAAGGTGCCCGTGGTGACCCCCGGGGACGCCCCGTTCGAACCGGGCAGGGCCGTCCTGCTCCAGGACGGCGACGACGTCACGGTGATCGCCATCGGCTCGCTCACCTCCCGGGCACTGGAGGCGGCGGCGCGGCTGCGCGCGGACGGCGTCTCGGTGCGGGTGCTCAACATGCCCTTCCTCGCCCCGATGGACGAGGACGCCGTGATCACCGCCGCCCGGGAGACCCGCGGCATCGTCACCGCGGAGGAGGCCACGACCAGCGGAGGGCTCGGCGCCGCCGTCGCCTCGGTGGTCGCGACCCGGCACCCCTCCCCGATGCGGATCCTGGGCGTGCCCCGCGTCTTCGCCCCGACGGGCGACACCGCGTTCCTCCTCGACCACTTCGGGCTCTCCGCCGACGGCATCGTGGCCGCGGTGCGGGACCTGCTGGGACATGGCTAG
- a CDS encoding class F sortase, protein MTTPPPEGWPPRPPHRPMPRYRPVPLQPPPYQHPGYPQHHVPPHEEWPGPGQMDGGRVMRSVLILAGIAGVVTVLVGLLYMLAAPEQYGLADQRTNLPPRNQAAAPANPYFQAPPTVPPPQPSIPAAPAMQPSTPVRLVIERLGVNAPIRSVGLDKQGAIEVPPIGNPNLVGWYRSGPTAGEAGPSIMLGHKDTRSGSAVFSRLHEIRNGDVIEVHRKDGVIAVFTVGGLEQAEKSVFPTQRVYGEAPNPQLHLITCGGTYDRGSGHYTDNVIVYATMTSTRRA, encoded by the coding sequence ATGACCACCCCGCCGCCGGAGGGCTGGCCGCCCCGGCCCCCGCACCGCCCGATGCCCCGGTACCGGCCGGTGCCGCTCCAGCCACCGCCCTACCAGCACCCCGGATACCCGCAGCACCACGTCCCGCCGCATGAGGAGTGGCCCGGCCCCGGCCAGATGGACGGCGGCCGGGTGATGCGGTCGGTGCTCATCCTGGCCGGGATCGCCGGAGTGGTCACCGTGCTGGTCGGCCTGCTCTACATGCTGGCCGCCCCCGAGCAGTACGGCCTGGCCGACCAGCGCACCAACCTGCCGCCCCGCAACCAGGCGGCGGCCCCGGCCAACCCGTACTTCCAGGCGCCCCCGACGGTTCCGCCGCCGCAGCCGAGCATCCCGGCGGCCCCGGCCATGCAGCCCTCCACCCCGGTCCGCCTGGTGATCGAGCGGCTCGGCGTCAATGCCCCCATCAGATCGGTCGGCCTCGACAAGCAGGGGGCGATCGAGGTGCCCCCGATCGGCAACCCCAACCTGGTCGGCTGGTACCGTTCCGGCCCCACCGCCGGGGAGGCCGGTCCCTCGATCATGCTCGGGCACAAGGACACCAGGTCGGGAAGCGCGGTCTTCAGCCGCCTCCACGAGATCCGCAACGGTGACGTCATCGAGGTGCACCGCAAGGACGGCGTCATCGCCGTCTTCACCGTCGGCGGGCTGGAGCAGGCGGAGAAATCCGTCTTCCCGACCCAGCGGGTGTACGGCGAGGCGCCCAACCCGCAGCTCCACCTGATCACCTGCGGCGGCACCTACGACCGCGGCAGCGGTCACTACACCGACAACGTCATCGTCTACGCGACCATGACGAGCACCCGCAGAGCATGA
- a CDS encoding sugar phosphate isomerase/epimerase family protein: MSSHSRIDIQEPTFGAGIWHFGRYVDRYATDGYGPPVSTLEAIDLAGQVGELSVVDLTFPFDPPDLPLDDVKTALKRNGLRAIAVTPEIYTRRFTRGAFTNPDPEVRRQAIELVSRGAETARELGCDYVKLWPGQDGWDYPFQSDHSELWRLSLDAVRELATNFPDLRFAIEYKPREPRNSMVFSSVTKTLLGIEEIGLPNVGILLDFGHSLYGGESPADAARLAISRGRLFAIDVNDNYRGWDDDMVVGSVHLTETFEFFHALRDAGWDGVWQLDQFPFREDSVEAARAGIRVMKTIHRALGLLDHEALAAAQRAQDALAAQRVVQQALLSAQAGQ; encoded by the coding sequence ATGTCTAGTCACTCGCGCATAGATATTCAAGAGCCGACCTTCGGCGCAGGTATCTGGCACTTCGGGCGGTACGTGGACCGGTACGCGACCGACGGGTACGGCCCGCCGGTCAGCACGCTGGAGGCGATCGACCTGGCTGGGCAGGTGGGTGAGCTGTCGGTGGTGGACCTGACGTTCCCCTTCGACCCGCCGGACCTGCCGCTCGACGACGTGAAGACGGCGCTCAAGCGCAACGGCCTGCGAGCCATCGCGGTCACCCCGGAGATCTACACCAGGCGCTTCACCCGCGGTGCGTTCACCAACCCCGACCCCGAGGTGCGGCGGCAGGCCATCGAGCTCGTCTCCCGGGGCGCCGAGACGGCCCGCGAGCTCGGCTGCGACTACGTGAAGCTCTGGCCCGGCCAGGACGGGTGGGACTACCCCTTCCAGTCCGACCACTCCGAGCTGTGGCGCCTGTCCCTCGACGCGGTGCGCGAGCTGGCGACGAACTTCCCCGACCTGCGCTTCGCCATCGAGTACAAGCCGCGCGAGCCCCGCAACAGCATGGTCTTCTCCTCGGTGACCAAGACCCTGCTGGGCATCGAGGAGATCGGACTGCCCAACGTCGGCATCCTGCTCGACTTCGGCCACTCCCTGTACGGCGGCGAGTCGCCCGCGGACGCGGCGCGGCTGGCGATCTCCCGCGGGCGGCTGTTCGCCATCGACGTCAACGACAACTACCGGGGCTGGGACGACGACATGGTCGTCGGCTCGGTCCACCTCACCGAGACCTTCGAGTTCTTCCACGCGCTGCGCGACGCGGGCTGGGACGGCGTCTGGCAGCTCGACCAGTTCCCGTTCCGGGAGGACTCGGTCGAGGCCGCACGGGCGGGCATCCGCGTCATGAAGACCATCCACCGCGCACTCGGTCTGCTGGACCACGAGGCCCTGGCCGCCGCGCAGCGGGCCCAGGACGCCCTGGCCGCCCAGCGCGTCGTCCAGCAGGCCCTGCTGAGCGCCCAGGCCGGGCAGTGA
- a CDS encoding transketolase yields the protein MLPADPTRSAAYREISQRIRESRPEDAVPELERISAEVRQSIVRMIDRAQLGHIGGDLSVTDILVACFYGVLALDPERPRWEGRDRFVLSKGHCAAALYSTLAHCGFFHTGELDTFMAPLSALNGHPNKIKVPGVETNTGALGHGFPVATGCALGAKLDGATWRTVVVLGDGELQEGSNWEAAMTASHYGLSSLTVVIDRNRLQQGARTEETKTLEPLGDKWRSFGWEVREVDGHDHLALLKALERSTTGRPVAVIANTIKGKGVSFMEDRVEWHHKVPSSEQVVAALAELAR from the coding sequence ATGTTGCCGGCTGATCCCACGCGTTCCGCCGCGTACCGGGAGATCTCCCAGCGGATCCGCGAGAGCCGCCCCGAGGACGCGGTCCCCGAGCTGGAGCGGATCTCCGCCGAGGTGCGCCAGAGCATCGTCCGGATGATCGACCGCGCGCAGCTCGGGCACATCGGCGGTGACCTGTCCGTCACCGACATCCTGGTGGCCTGTTTCTACGGGGTGCTCGCGCTCGACCCGGAACGTCCCCGCTGGGAGGGACGCGACCGGTTCGTGCTCAGCAAGGGGCACTGCGCCGCCGCCCTGTACTCGACCCTCGCGCACTGCGGCTTCTTCCACACCGGCGAGCTGGACACCTTCATGGCTCCCCTGTCGGCGCTCAACGGGCACCCCAACAAGATCAAGGTGCCCGGCGTGGAGACCAACACCGGCGCGCTCGGGCACGGGTTCCCGGTGGCCACCGGATGCGCGCTGGGCGCCAAGCTGGACGGCGCGACGTGGCGGACCGTGGTGGTGCTCGGTGACGGGGAGCTCCAGGAGGGCAGTAACTGGGAGGCGGCGATGACCGCGTCCCACTACGGCCTGTCGTCGCTGACGGTCGTGATCGACCGCAACCGGCTCCAGCAGGGTGCCAGGACCGAGGAGACCAAGACCCTGGAGCCGCTCGGCGACAAGTGGCGCAGCTTCGGCTGGGAGGTCCGCGAGGTGGACGGGCACGACCACCTCGCGCTGCTGAAGGCATTGGAGCGTTCCACGACCGGGCGTCCGGTCGCGGTCATCGCGAACACGATCAAGGGGAAGGGCGTGTCCTTCATGGAGGACCGGGTGGAGTGGCATCACAAGGTGCCCAGCTCCGAGCAGGTCGTCGCGGCGCTCGCGGAGCTGGCGCGATGA